In the Topomyia yanbarensis strain Yona2022 chromosome 3, ASM3024719v1, whole genome shotgun sequence genome, one interval contains:
- the LOC131692411 gene encoding uncharacterized protein LOC131692411 — protein MISAIVSRIVILLFGTLYPAYASYKAVRTKNVKEYVKWMMYWIVFAFFTCVETFTDILLSWFPFYYEIKVIIVLWLLSPATRGSSTLYRKFVHPMLTRREQEIDDYINQAKEKGYTAVLQLGSKGVNYATNVIMQTAIKGGGGLVQTLRKSYSLSDLSETDAPRTQEEMDELTRPQRVLRSKSARSASGGRHVEMYFPEVELAGTPHHNPPPYNYIRSSDDISSGYSSAEPGLSRTASMSNTARPRVKSKTREDDEEVFRDGRDTDRYYGSGSQFPPFATLYEIPSTPLPAITQANESIPDTMCPPIYTSKATSVSISPQAIPPDVDQKYHLFLQWMESQKQTDAERVETFPYIDNPEPIDSDGLVASEEIKVESVSYVPHFLDNNPVSEKEDFRIEAPMMTPVSDLDTEHSEKDLLDDAFRDTISLSSEDEFLEVDDSFSEVITDASNELPLIVEPLHNESQLGLEPSIPQDEAIPTVIDTMDMTEQVPNITETKPNTNYSEDDKSSSTLFLQENLHISEDDIFSKDPKDTVKNTSEIPLSESLEMTVPTSSSLNVSTSNLTTSTSSLALSETSSHADDPVSSKKLMTHGKKKAPPIPIVFKAETLIPSVDAPSIPKLPEKVQKSIPVSVQHSKSIGSESSIEKEKDKKHKPNKLMSSLSGMFKHDSAPTSATVSTSKLPARAGDSLLPKETEI, from the exons ATTGTTGTTTGGCACGCTCTATCCCGCCTATGCATCATACAAAGCAGTTCGGACCAAAAATGTCAAGGAATAT GTCAAATGGATGATGTATTGGATAGTGTTCGCGTTCTTCACCTGCGTTGAAACGTTCACCGATATTTTACTGTCGTGGTTCCCGTTCTACTATGAGATCAAAGTCATCATCGTCCTGTGGCTACTGTCACCGGCGACCCGCGGCAGTTCGACACTCTACCGGAAGTTTGTGCATCCGATGCTGACACGCCGCGAACAG gaAATCGATGATTACATCAACCAAGCCAAAGAAAAGGGTTACACGGCTGTGCTACAGCTAGGTTCTAAAGGCGTTAACTATGCCACGAACGTTATCATGCAGACTGCAATCAAG GGTGGTGGCGGTTTGGTGCAGACGCTGCGCAAAAGCTACAGCCTGAGCGACCTCTCGGAAACGGATGCGCCGCGCACCCAGGAGGAGATGGATGAACTGACCCGACCGCAGCGGGTACTGCGATCCAAAAGCGCCCGGTCCGCTTCCGGTGGTCGCCACGTGGAAATGTACTTTCCCGAGGTGGAACTAGCTGGGACACCACACCACAATCCACCACCGTATAA CTATATTCGGTCCTCAGACGATATCAGTTCAGGATATTCGAGTGCAGAGCCAGGATTGAGCAGAACGGCCTCGATGAGCAACACGGCTAGGCCGCGCGTAAAATCCAAAACGCGTGAG GACGACGAAGAAGTTTTTCGTGACGGCAGAGATACAGATCGGTACTACGGCAGTGGTTCTCAATTTCCACCTTTCGCTACTCTTTATGAAATCCCCTCCACTCCTCTTCCGGCTATAACACAAGCCAATGAATCCATTCCCGATACCATGTGTCCACCAATTTACACCTCTAAAGCTACCTCGGTTTCGATTTCTCCTCAAGCAATACCACCAGATGTAGATCAAAAATACCATCTGTTTCTGCAATGGATGGAATCACAAAAGCAAACTGATGCCGAGCGTGTCGAAACATTCCCATACATCGACAATCCTGAACCTATCGATTCGGATGGCTTAGTtgcatcagaagaaataaaAGTAGAATCTGTTTCCTACGTGCCTCATTTTTTAGACAATAATCCAGTTAGTGAGAAGGAAGATTTCCGAATAGAAGCTCCTATGATGACACCTGTTTCAGACTTAGATACGGAGCACTCTGAGAAGGATCTTCTTGACGATGCCTTTCGCGATACTATATCACTGTCCAGTGAGGATGAGTTCTTAGAAGTTGATGATAGTTTCTCGGAGGTGATAACCGATGCTTCCAACGAATTACCATTGATTGTAGAGCCTTTGCATAATGAGTCTCAGTTAGGGTTAGAACCAAGTATACCTCAGGACGAAGCTATCCCAACGGTAATAGATACGATGGATATGACTGAACAGGTGCCAAACATCACTGAAACTAAACCTAATACAAATTATTCTGAGGATGATAAGTCTAGTTCAACGCTGTTTCTACAAGAAAACCTTCATATTTCAGAAGACGATATATTTTCGAAAGACCCAAAAGATACTGTCAAAAATACATCAGAAATACCCCTTTCGGAATCGTTAGAAATGACTGTGCCAACTTCAAGCAGTTTAAATGTTTCGACTTCTAATCTAACAACTTCAACATCATCTCTAGCGCTTTCGGAAACCAGCAGTCACGCAGATGATCCAGTTTCGTCGAAAAAATTAATGACTCATGGTAAAAAGAAGGCTCCTCCAATCCCAATAGTCTTCAAAGCGGAAACATTGATTCCTTCGGTTGATGCTCCCTCTATTCCAAAGTTACCAGAAAAAGTTCAGAAATCGATTCCCGTCTCAGTGCAACATTCGAAAAGTATTGGTTCGGAATCTTCGATCGAAAAAGAAAAGGATAAAAAGCACAAACCGAACAAGTTGATGAGTTCCCTCAGCGGGATGTTCAAGCATGATAGTGCACCTACATCGGCGACGGTGTCTACTTCTAAACTACCCGCTCGAGCTGGAGACTCTCTGCTGCCGAAAGAGACTGAAATTTAA